The DNA sequence AATCAGATCTCCCATCTGACACCAACAGAATACAGTGAATAGGAAATAAAATTCATGCTGCGAAGTTATTGAGATGAACATTTATATGAACTCACCATCTCGTCCAGCTGCAAGCTCTTCTGCCTATAATACACCAAGTGAAAATAGAATTCACCTCAGAAAATAACCTATTTGTAAAAGTTTGCCGAcacttgaaaagaaaaaaaaatgaaccaAGCTTCAAATTCATTTATTGTTTCCATAAATATTGCCTCTGAGATAGTTTTTTTGGGTCTCAAATTGATAAGAATGGTACCATAAGATTAGGCTCATTAGCTAAACTTCTTAATCATATATGACATAGGTTTAATGTAGACTAGAGCAAGGTAGAATCCTTTTTCTCTATTCGTGAATTGCTAATCACTAAATATCAGAAACACACCGCTTGTGAGGTAACTGAGGACAATGAAAAGAGCCTATCTTCAGGATGAAACTTTCTAGACCGCTTCAAGCTGTAATGAAGAAAAATAGATTCAACAATGTCATACAAACATCATTACATCAACAAGCATAAGCCAAGATACAATTACTTTTATATCTCAAAAAGAAGGGAAAATGAAAAAAGAATAGGAGAACATGCAAGTGTACACATTAACTCATCcatgataaaaagttctaaatGCACAGCCACAGACTTTGGTCAAAAGAGTATAATCCTGAATTAAAAATGGCATGCCATATACTACAGGATACAGATGGAGATGCGCAACAGATCCCTCAATAAAATTCATTACTACATAGAACTCAGATATATTAGACAACACCTATGAATGAAACCCCATTGCGTGTAATTTTAGCATTCAATATACAAACATGGAAAATAAACCTTGTTCAAGGCGGGATTTTTAGCAGTTAGTAACAGAATTCATGAGTTAGTCTTTCTAATAGGTTCCTGATAGACACAACTATTAATTATGCATAAAAGATCGTTCACTCTAGAACACACATTACCCATCCTATTTTCCTACGGATTATTAGAATCAAAGAttgtaatataaaatatagaagCTACTACTGCTCAGAAGAAATGAAATAAACTTCACAAGGTAAGAGACTGAAGAATGGGTTTCTTGATATTACATTGACTatttcaaaacaaaatttaataggAAAGCCAAATAGAAGAAACTTCGTACAGTGCAGTGTTCTTTGAGGAAGACAAGAATCCCTCAAATCCTTTCAATACATTTCCACACTGCCCAGGATCCTGTAAGTAACTTGTCTCCATATCATAAACCTATGTTAATGGCAAAACGTTAGCCCGTTATGGCTAGAAACCATGTAAAAGGTCCTTCAAAGAGCTTAACTTCATTAAATCATTTCATGTTAGTGAAGACAAGCATCCAATTTGAGCAGCCAATGATCTAAGATACTGCACCTGAGTGCATCATTGCATGCCAACTCAACAAGAAACTTacaataaaattggaattaactgCACAGCGTGAACAAGAAATTGCTGGACAAGTGATGGGATTAATATTCTGTAAAGTATCCTGCTAGCACTAGTGTCTATCATGAGAATAAAGACAGGGTGCTGCATATAAATGATGGCGGATCATATTACAACAAATTTTGTGTCTTCTTCTCTTGTTATGATGCTGCATTAGCGAGGAACCTTAGCCAGCGTAAGTATCCAATTTTAGGATAGATGCCATTTTTTCCAATTGATATCATAGAACTTTGATATACACTTCAAATAACAAAGCGACCATATATCTTGAGAAATAGTTTCCTTTACCCGTGTTTTGAAGCAACAAAAAAACCCCAGAAGCAACCATTGAAAATTTTACCTGTTTTTCAATGCTGCGAAGCTCATCGTGGAGCTTGGCTCTCCTACTAAGCAGCGAGGCCAGCATTGCAGATGGGTTTACAGTACCCTTTTGTGCTATAACATAAGttcaggcaaaaaaaaaaaacaacattgtTGCAACTTTAAGAactcaaaacaaaaaatcaagggTAAAGGGAAATATGAAGGGTTACCTTCGGATTCCATTTTCAAGCAACCAAATCAATTTAGGGGCTTGAGAATTGAAGAAGTAATGTGCATATTCTGGTTTCTACATCTCTTATAGTCAAAACTTCGGTCTTGATTTTTACCTTATGCCATCATACTCTACATAAGTAAATAACTtcgtaattaaaaagaaaaaagagagaaaaatctgCATGTAGAATTTCAAATATTCAAGTTATGGATACACCATCATCTTTGGCATAGAAAAAATAACAGTGTTCTTAATAGAACGAATACAAATTGTATGCAGATAGTTATATCAAAATATTCAGCTAGTATCATAATCTCAAGGTCCCTCGAAAGCAAAGAAATCTATCACTAGCCATGAAACATTATCAAGTATTCAAGTAACATGATGCAAGCTACTGAATCAGATCCAACTTTGAACTTATGCATTAAAAATGTAACAGCTAGAGATATTCAGTACATATAATTAAAAACCCTAGTGCCTTGAAACACAAGAaatttttcttcgtttttttttttatttttagttttttatttggcTACATTTCGTTGCACTATATATACTTTAAAACAATCAATCATATGGTAGAATAATCCTAATAATACAACAGAAGAAAGGGAAAATGGGAAAACGAACTCCTGAAACAGAATCCCGGCTAGTACGACAATGGCGAGGTGACGGCAACGGTGAATCAGCGATGGAATATCAACCGAGAACCTGATGATGGGCGAGAATGAGATTTGAATTGTGAATTTGAGAATTTGGGGACCTTAGGGTTTCGATCTTTCGATGCTTCGAAACAAAAAAGCTGAGACTGTTTCTCAGGTTTCAGCTATTTCGCATTGGGGGCGAGAACGAGATTCGAAAtcatttcttctgttttttttttttacacaaaaaaGATTGTGGGCCCGACCCGCTAACATAGGAGATTGGGTTCTTAATATAAAAGTCAGAAAAAAGTTGAGCCGGGTTAAATTTACAAGAAGTTTGatcacatttaattatttttggatttgTAATTAATAAGATGAATTTACAATAAAAGTTCTTAATCTAATAGTAACTAGAATTCGTGTTTGTTAGACCATTATATTCTAGATGATACAAATATAcaatattaaacaaaaaataattataatttaatggttaaacaagtaaacttgtatcAAGTTTGAATCCTAACGAAAATTGTTATATATCAATATATGTACTCTATAGATATATAGGTAGATATAGAAAAAAGTTGGGGGGAAAATGGCTTACAAAAGTGTAATAATTTAGTTCTTAATCAATTCACATGAGTTCAAGCTTTAGAAATGGAAGAAAAATTATTGTCTTTTAGTATATAGTAAAAGAAGATGAAAACATAAGCTATTTTGTTTAGCTTTCTGGGAAACATTGAAATttgttatttaataattttatagaatttatacaaatatatgaCAAAtgattatttttacataaaaaaaaaaaaaaacttgaaatacTAAAACCCTAAGACGAATTCACCTTGTATCAAGTTCTATATAAATAACAATAGCTTTTTGCCTTCCAttttaattaatgaaaataaTGTTGGAAAAACAAGTTTGGTTGGCTTAAATAGAGCTTATTGTTTTAAAACATAACTTTggacaaaaatatattatttgacaTATATCCGTCACTTTCTATATAACGTGATGACATAATAAAGTTCAAACCTTAATTTAATAGTATTGacattttttttaggatttttcacactcaaaaaattaaaaaatattcaattcttTTTCTGTCTCTATTTAGAAATATTAATCTTTACATCATGTTTTCATTACAGATAAATTGCAGCAAATAGATTTGATTACTGCTACAACACTTAGTAAAGAGGACACCCTTTAATTTGAACACCTTGAGCAGTTGGGCATGAAGCTAATGAACATCCATCAGAATTACCACCCCACCAATTCAAGCTTATATCTTCCATTCCCAAACACAAATACAACAAAACCCCCATGAATGCTAACCCAGCATCAAGTGCACCAGACAACACATAATTATGTTTGATCCACCAACCACGGTGATACCTATATGCAACAAACCCAGATGCAAATCCAACAAGAACCCAACTAGAATAATTCACTGTTGTAGCAGGTGGCATTTCATTTAGTGATCCTAAAATCACTGGCACAGTTATGAGTCTAATCCATTGTTTACTTGGGAATGCCTTGTGTGATAACCAAACTAAGAAAGGAGCGATTGCACCAAACAAGAAGAACCAGTTTATGGCTGAGTAGTGTCCAAGATCTCCAAAGATTCTCCGAGGTCCTATTAAGCCCCAGATCACGGACGCGTCGTAGAATACGTGATCACTGGGGCATGTCCATGGATTGCCTGATGGAAGAAGCTCTCTGTTGCAAATGTTTGGAACAGAGTTCATAAGCCACCATGCTGTTACTAAGTGCACCAATGCTGCTATGATGGTGCCAAGTACCTAAGAAAGACATATAAGGCAATCACAGAATAGGGATCAGAATTACATGAAAAGATTATTAGAATTGAAGGGTAATATTGTAAGAAATATGGCTTGCATTTTCAGCAAAAGTGGACAAATAATGCATTCTgctttgttaaaaatatataagccAAATTTCTTATGAGGTTGAAAACTCACTCGTTATATTGAATAAGTGTAATTTCAACAAAAACTTttgttaatagaaaaaaaatgcagTTATTCAGTTATTCAATATCAGAGTAATTAGTTGTCTATTTTGTTTAGGTTGAAGAAGATTGGGTGTGCAAACCTGTGCAAAAAACATAGCTCTAGGAGGAATCTTCATGTAATGACCAAGCTTAAAGTCTTGGAGGAAGAAAattgcttgcttcatactaacattGCCATACACTTTAAACAACATGTTAGCAATAGGATATCCTGGGTAAATGTATCCAATTATGTACTCTGTTATCACATTCAAAGCAGGTGCCTTCTCAGCAAAAAGAAAAGGTAGTTGTTATTAGGGAATGAAATGCACAATACAATAGAAAATAACTTCATCCTATTTCTTGTTCATAATATTACTATATATGGAAGTTAAATAAGGGATAGAAACTATTATTAATCTGTTGAATGCTTCACATTAATAATGACCAATAGATTGAATTTCAAGCAACAAAGCAAAGAATTATAGAATAAcgaaatacaatagtgaaatgtgtACGAGGTAAGtaggaaaaaaaagtgtagaatAAGCTAAGGGTGTACCTGATTTGTTGTGGCTCTAATGACTCCAACTGGAAGTGTGAATGATATGGCAACAACACAGGCTAACACCACACCCCACCATGGCAGCTGGAGTTGATCATTGTAATACTCACATATAAATATAGTGGCAACAATGTTGATGACAAGAATGCAAATAAACCACCACTCAGGTACTGGTTTATAGTATTTCCTCATGAGCTTAGTATGTATATCTATCTTCTTCTCTTGAAAGGCAGACTTACTTAGCTGCAATATTTCCCTGCATCAATTATAATGCATATCTTTATTTAAATGAGTAAAAAGACACTTGTTTCAGTAATTACTAATAAAATGTTTCAACGACTAAAGTATTCatttgtatttaatattttattgactcAAGTATTAAAACAAAATCTTTACGGACTAAAAAGTGTATTTATTTATTCAATCTTTCAAGAACTAAAATATGATTAAAACAGAAATCTTTCATAATAACTAAGTGTagtaattttaaacaaaataaaattgtgaaacTATTTATTAGCACATGCATGATTTAATACGTACCTCCCATGGAAGAGCAACACATGAACAAGAGTTGCACTAAGGCAAGCAAAACCAATTCCATATGACATGGCAAAAAGGGTGCTAAGATAAAGAGGACCCTCACTCTCATAAGCCTCCATATCAAGATGAAAATTGGAGTCAATAATAGTTGAGATGTGATATTCTTGACCATTAGACATGAACAAACCATCAGAAAATATAGGAAACCTTCTTGCATTGTAAAGATCCATCCAATAAGCAATGGGCACAATGCCATAAACGAAGGTGGCAAAACCAAAAGCAACATTGGCAGTTGCAAACCATGGACTAGCCAGAGGGCTACCAAGATAAGCACATATGCTGGACCAATCAAAACCAATGGCACCAAGTCCAAGACCATGTAACCCTGAACCTATTTGTTGTGCTACAATGGAGTTGGGAAAAATCCAACACATCCATGAAAGTGAAGTTAACATTGGGAATAAGTAGCCTGGTAAGACATAATAAGCAAAACTGCAAATAAATGCTATGAGGAAGAACTGGTTCCGGGTTAAACCGCCTTTCGGTCTCTCTTCTTTCTCATGCAGCGCCCTGAAAAGTGAAAACCAATAAGGTTATGCACTAGTCAATTGTAGTATTTCATTATTGATCAAGTAAGATGTAATAAGAATTATTCAAATGATACATATTACATATGCATTTGATATGATTATTACTTGAGCTGAAATTTCTTAGCTGGTAACATTCATTACCTTGGTGAATCCAGTACCAAAAAAAAAGCAcgttaaatgtaaaaaaaaatcctataaaataaatacatatcgaaatataaaatacatattaaaaaacattatatatatattggatatTTGGTAAATATATTTACACTATGAAAAAAGGTTGCTCGCTATTAATAATAGaatttgttttacttttttataaattaagttgCTTATAATTATCCTGATTATATtatgataaattataataatgatGTAATAATACAATAATCTATTATTACTATGGCATTAACAATGATAGTATATAAAAACAAgtcttaaatattttaagaaaccataaaaataaaaaaatacaattttactaattaatcattgaataaatatgattgTTGAAATACTTGAATGTTTAATTGCAATAACATTCAAACACGTGTTAAAACTTTCATTAAACTATATATCCAGTAAGCAATTTATAACATGCATGGAAAATATAGTTATAtggataaataaatataaatcttGCATTTTGTTTTACCAAAAGCAGTAAGTAGAGACAGATTAAAGTCGACTCCATACTCTcaattgcttttttatttttatagagcAAATTTAGGTGGTCAATAGTATTTTAGCTagcatatataattaataattacattTTCATTGGttgaattattttttcttttttaaaaaaaacgagctaaattcaaaataattgacCATGTTAGATACAAAACTATATATGGTATAcatatgatttatttttattagccaGGTATTAAAATGTGAAAATGAAGTATTTCAGAATAGCTGGCATAATAGTgatatttcacaaaaaaaaaaaaaagaattgcgtGGAAGTAAAATGATCATATAAGCGGGAGGCAACTACTCTCATGAAGATGCCAAAAACATCTTTTCATGATGATCcttgtttaaaaaatataacttatttatttagcaacactttaaataaagataacacttttatttcaaataaaatcaagCCTTACAATCTATCATCTAATGGTCAAAATGATGTATCTTCACATGATGATAATCATtaaatcttcattggagtagcTACCTAAGCGGGAATGGAATATTGAATATCCAATGTGCATGGTTGGAAAATCAATAATTgaattcattttaatttattttattttaattttccgtTAACGTGGTAGGTGTGCGAGTGAAGCAAGTAAACGCACCTGAAGAGCGATACCTGAACGAGGTTCTGCGGCCACCACATAGCAGCGGGCTCAACCAGGTACCTTCTAAAAAGCCCGGCCCAACCGAAGCCCAATACCTGCGTCGTCAAAACCACCATCATCGCCACCACCACCGAGACCTCTTTCTTGTAGAACACGATCGTCGAACTCACCATATGAATCGCATAAACGCTCGCAGCTCCAGAACTCGCGAAGATCGTGATTAGCACGTGCTCTTTCACGTTGAACTTCCCTGGATTCATCGTGAACTCGAATCTGGTTCCCTTCCAGAACTTCCGATCCGTCAACGTTGCCGCCATTAAGTGCCCCGCCGGAACCACCGCGATCTGCGCTGAAATAGCCGTCACCGATAGCGGTTCTTTTCTGTAACCGAAGAACTGGTTCAGGAACGAGAGGAGAACGCACGCTAGAGTTCCGAGGATCCATGTACGGAACGTGAAGACTGGTAGGGAGGGATTGTCTGTGATTGGAACCGTCAGCGCCACCTGTTCGATTGGAGAATTCTCTCCGTCTGGCGAAGTATCCGGTGATATTTCCGGCCATGAGGAACCGGAGCCGCCATGGTAACTCAGCTTCTGTTTCTGAActgaaaaaagaaataataataaaataaaataaaataaaataattgagaaCGAATTGCTAATATTTAGAACATAAGGAGCTTCTATATATATACACTCTGATTAAACTTTAaagtgttttaaaaaaataattaaaaaaggttACAAAtgataaatacataaaaatgcAATTTAAAAAGCTCTCGAAGAAATCATTAAATTTAGAGATACATTTCTTAGTCTTAGTGGACAATGGACTGACCAATAATAAACTCAGCAGAAGTTTtataactaaattaaaggaaaaaaaaaacaaaattaagagaagaatttGGAAATAGAGTTATTGAGCTAAGGTGCATACTAAGAGGCTCGTTGATTTCCTGATATTCACTACTAGCCATAGTGTTTTTTGTGTCTCTTTATTTGGTAGGAACTAGGAAGTAGGAACTAGGGGCATGGAGTCATGGAGTTTGAAAACTAACAAGGGATCTGATTTTGTTAATGGTGGGAtgctttttttgtttatattaattatgaatcttttgtttatatatatatatatatatgtttgcatGATTGGTAGATAAGACATGAGATAGAACACAAAATGGTTGGGACACTGATGACGTTATCTGCTTGTTGGCCATGCTAATTATATGAGAAATTCTTCacgtttttttatacaagtctttatAAGTTATCTATATTAACACGCTTCAAACTGTTTTCACTGcacctctttcttttttttgctaTACGTTCTTCTtccacttcatcttcttcttttctttcgtttcttgccttctctttctccttcttcaatcGTTACTGCATGTTTTTActgcacattcttcttcttcttgctgcatgttcttcttcctcttcttcttcttttctttcgttgcttgtcttctctttctccttcttcatttacgtgcttttctctatgttttcttttttcgttattttcgatttccattattttttgacatcaaactctaaattcgtttttgaagaagaagaagtagcagaagatgaggaggagaaagagttctgaattatgcataaggtgtacttcaacgaattttaggtgtatttcttaaatcctttaggTGTAGTTTCTGTAATCttttggatgtatttctgtaatcctttgggtgtatttctgaagttctattatcttcaaaacgatttcaaagcttgatttcagaaaccatgaaaatcgaaaaaaaaaacgaagaagaagaggaggaggaggaggaggaagaagagaaagaggaataagaggaagaagaagagtcgttcatagtACATGGTGAGTGTAGCACTTTGAAAACAGAAAACGGTTGAATAACGCATTAAAAGGCTCGTATATGTaacaacttgtaagacttgtaagtcaaaaagatttgtatgtgtagcagaccTCTTATATTATTCATTCATAATAACGAGTAATTTTAGTAAATTAATGAGATATATAAATCTTATTAtatgttgtatattttttattttaatatgtgtGTATCAGTTTGAATCTTGATGGAGAATAAAGGAAAATTCATTTCCATATGGTAGGCCGTAGGGGGCAATTCATCGCATTTGGACTGGTTTATGGGCAGGATACATTATATtgcatgagaagatatttttatatGTTCTCTTGTTTGATTATTAGAGATTGAAattaaaatgttaattttaaaatataaaattttaatttttttaatatttttagaaagtaGAAATGactgaaaattttagaaataaaaactaaaattttaataatatatatttttaaatactatgatttaattttaaatttgatctaaatttattatttattttttatatttattttaaatttaatataatactaaaatataatttaattttatatattttatatcaaatataatataaaaatttaatttaatctctattttttaatttcagttttaattttccTTCCAACTGCAGCCTAAATAAGATAATCTATGTATTCTCCAAACATGATAATAAATACTAGTAGTATAGTATTATTTATTCACTCGCACAAAGgggaaaaaatatttatttgaatattacgGTTATGGTTTAGCCTACAATCTATAAttacattttcttattttatttgaatattagcTGGTGTgtttttttattgcttttgttaaaaaaaaaaattgaacactCCGTTTGTTATtatattctcctttaataatCGTTTCAATTTATTAAATAAGAGATGATAAGATTTTAATTAAtgcaataattaaatttaaaagcaAAATTATAAGAGTATCAATATCTTATTTCTTAGGTGATGCAAGATTTTCAGTTATATtacgtatataaaaaaaaattagctattaaattaattattcatataaagtatatattaaaatatatattaaataaatttattttaatggcTAATAATTTTGTGTATGAATATTAACATTTGTAAGAATCTTAATACATACTCTTCTAGTCTTATgcttaaaaatgaaaaagaatttggAGCAAAAAATTCAATTAGCTATGTGTAGAAAAACAatttaataataatgatatatgATATATAAAGATCGATAATAATTGAGATAGAGAAATCATAatcatttatcataatttttcGAAGTATCCGCTAACTCGCCGtgcagataaaaaattaatttgttgcaAAGTCAAAATCTAAATTCTAATACTTATTTAAATGGATAAATAAATTAAGAGAAAATTTTACTCTTTTCTTCTATGAAATGTTAAAATTacacttttctcttttttattttataaatgttcATTCTCctcctttttaacttttaaaaaatcttatctttaatccattttaaattttttgtgttaactaatattaactttatacattttttaagaaaaaataaattattttttgaaaaaatacctatgaacaaaaattttatttttcatcattaaattttacttaccaaaatactctttaataaattatttttttattgattaaattatatttttaccaaaatatttttaaaaaaattaataattaaattttgtttctaAGATACCtacttttcaataaatttttaattattaaattgtgattttactaaaatttttgttaacaattatttttatatttattattaattttttgatattaatatatattattttaacattaaataaaaaaatcttaccactgttaatatgtataacaattaatatatattgatattgaaaaataattttactaaaattttttatttaatattaaaataatatatagatatcaaaaaattaatagtaaaatataaaaaaattgttaacaaaaattttgataaaattataatttaataattaaaaaattattgaaaggtattttagaaaaaaataatataattattaattttcttaaaatacaatttaatcaataaaagaataatttattaaaagatattttggtaagaaaattttaatgataaaaaataaaatttttgctaatgagtatttttttaaaaataatttattttttcttaaaaaatgaataaagttaacattagttaacacaaaaagtttaaaatggattaaagagaagtttttttaaaagttaaaagggatgagaatgtacatttataaaatagaggagaGATGAATGTCATTTTAATATTTCGCAGAAAAAAGAAGtgaaattttttcataaattaattatttcacCAACTCAAAATGATTACAACTCTTTTTATTGATATTTCTAAAATGATGATTATTAAAATTTGAGTAGTCTAGGCtgctaactaattaatttttgataACTTCAAGCCTTCAAACTAATTCTTGtcatctttcttctttttcccctTAATAATACTATTGATACTATTGCAATTTCATCCTTTGTTGGTTATCCTTCGATATCGTTGCTGGTTattattctaaattctaaattaaattaaaaaaatctaaattttaaactctcgaaaaataaaagttaaaaaaattaataataaaaaattgagtgATATTCACTGAATTAAAAGTAAAGTTTCTGtacattttcttaaaatttatggCATGAATTATGCACAATAAAATAGACATACAGTCATACAATAATATATCAATCATCCTATTTCTTGTTCATAACATAACTATATATGGAAATTAAATAAGGAGTAAAAACCATTATTAATCTGTTGAATGCTTCACAT is a window from the Arachis hypogaea cultivar Tifrunner chromosome 1, arahy.Tifrunner.gnm2.J5K5, whole genome shotgun sequence genome containing:
- the LOC112796561 gene encoding oligopeptide transporter 7 encodes the protein MASSEYQEINEPLIQKQKLSYHGGSGSSWPEISPDTSPDGENSPIEQVALTVPITDNPSLPVFTFRTWILGTLACVLLSFLNQFFGYRKEPLSVTAISAQIAVVPAGHLMAATLTDRKFWKGTRFEFTMNPGKFNVKEHVLITIFASSGAASVYAIHMVSSTIVFYKKEVSVVVAMMVVLTTQVLGFGWAGLFRRYLVEPAAMWWPQNLVQVSLFRALHEKEERPKGGLTRNQFFLIAFICSFAYYVLPGYLFPMLTSLSWMCWIFPNSIVAQQIGSGLHGLGLGAIGFDWSSICAYLGSPLASPWFATANVAFGFATFVYGIVPIAYWMDLYNARRFPIFSDGLFMSNGQEYHISTIIDSNFHLDMEAYESEGPLYLSTLFAMSYGIGFACLSATLVHVLLFHGREILQLSKSAFQEKKIDIHTKLMRKYYKPVPEWWFICILVINIVATIFICEYYNDQLQLPWWGVVLACVVAISFTLPVGVIRATTNQAPALNVITEYIIGYIYPGYPIANMLFKVYGNVSMKQAIFFLQDFKLGHYMKIPPRAMFFAQVLGTIIAALVHLVTAWWLMNSVPNICNRELLPSGNPWTCPSDHVFYDASVIWGLIGPRRIFGDLGHYSAINWFFLFGAIAPFLVWLSHKAFPSKQWIRLITVPVILGSLNEMPPATTVNYSSWVLVGFASGFVAYRYHRGWWIKHNYVLSGALDAGLAFMGVLLYLCLGMEDISLNWWGGNSDGCSLASCPTAQGVQIKGCPLY
- the LOC112796553 gene encoding uncharacterized protein, with the translated sequence MESEAQKGTVNPSAMLASLLSRRAKLHDELRSIEKQVYDMETSYLQDPGQCGNVLKGFEGFLSSSKNTALLKRSRKFHPEDRLFSLSSVTSQAAEELAAGRDDGRSDFGPGRSKGGGIYAHGPGKPKRGRGGPRDAKRLRHSSDQDFDYEDDPDLIF